From Pantoea sp. Ep11b, the proteins below share one genomic window:
- the slyD gene encoding peptidylprolyl isomerase: MKVAKDLVVSLAYQVRTEDGVLVDESPVSAPLDYLHGHGSLISGLENALENHIAGDKFDVHIPANDAYGQYDDNLVQRVPKDVFMGVDELQVGMRFLAETDQGPVPVEITEVEDDHVVVDGNHMLAGQNLNFNVEVVAIREATPEELAHGHVHGADGHHHDHDHGHDHDHDHGKGGCGTGGCGCSH, translated from the coding sequence ATGAAAGTAGCAAAAGACCTGGTGGTAAGCCTGGCCTATCAGGTACGTACAGAAGACGGCGTGTTAGTTGACGAGTCACCGGTGAGTGCACCGTTGGACTACCTGCACGGTCATGGTTCCCTGATTTCTGGTCTGGAAAATGCGCTGGAAAACCACATTGCCGGCGACAAGTTTGACGTGCATATCCCGGCAAACGATGCCTACGGTCAGTATGACGACAACCTGGTGCAGCGCGTTCCTAAAGACGTGTTCATGGGCGTTGACGAACTGCAGGTCGGCATGCGCTTCCTGGCAGAAACCGATCAGGGTCCGGTACCGGTAGAAATTACCGAAGTGGAAGATGATCACGTTGTGGTTGATGGTAACCACATGCTGGCGGGTCAGAACCTGAACTTCAACGTTGAAGTGGTTGCTATCCGTGAAGCCACCCCGGAAGAACTGGCTCATGGCCATGTTCACGGTGCTGATGGCCATCATCATGACCACGATCACGGCCATGATCACGACCACGATCACGGCAAAGGCGGTTGTGGCACAGGCGGCTGTGGCTGCAGCCACTAA
- a CDS encoding YheV family putative zinc ribbon protein, whose protein sequence is MRKRFIAGATCPHCQEKDTLAMWRENNVDVVECVKCGHQMREADKQARDQVRTNEQVIGIFHPE, encoded by the coding sequence ATGCGTAAACGTTTTATTGCAGGTGCGACATGCCCGCACTGCCAGGAGAAGGACACGCTGGCGATGTGGCGTGAAAATAATGTCGATGTGGTGGAGTGCGTGAAATGTGGTCACCAGATGCGTGAGGCCGATAAACAGGCCCGCGATCAGGTTCGCACGAATGAGCAGGTGATCGGCATTTTCCACCCGGAATAG
- the kefB gene encoding glutathione-regulated potassium-efflux system protein KefB, translating into MEGQTLLTAGVIYLVAAVLLVPVAARLGIGAVLGYLVAGIAIGPWGLGFISDVEEILHFSELGVVFLMFIIGLELNPAKLWALRRSIFGVGAAQVIFSAAILGGLLWLTDFSWQAAIIGGIGLAMSSTAMALQLMMDKGMNRSEAGQLGFSVLLFQDIAVIPALALIPLLAGTDSGHIDWMKVGMKVVAFAGMLVGGRYLLRPIFRYIAASGVREVFTAASLLLVLGSALFMDALGLSMALGTFIAGILLAESEYRHELEVAIEPFKGLLLGLFFISVGMALNLGVLYTHIVTILLGVITLVAVKTVVLYLLARIYGLRSSERQQFAGVLSQGGEFAFVLFSAASSAKLFAGDQLPMLLVTVTLSMMTTPLLMQGIDRLLARRFNEPDDEAEKHFVEDDQPQVIVVGFGRFGQVVGRLLMANNKRITVLERDISAVNLMRKYGYKVYYGDATELELLRAAGAASAQSIVITCSEPEDVMTIVHLCQQHFPQLQIQARARGRVEAHELLQAGVTQFSRETFSSALELGRKTLMSLGMHPHQAHRAQQHFRRLDMRMLRELMPNPAESAQASRVREARRELEDIFQREMQREKRQIDGWDDDQ; encoded by the coding sequence ATGGAAGGACAAACGCTGCTGACCGCCGGGGTGATCTATCTGGTCGCGGCGGTCTTGCTGGTTCCGGTGGCCGCTCGTCTCGGGATTGGTGCCGTGCTGGGCTATCTGGTTGCGGGTATCGCTATCGGCCCGTGGGGATTGGGCTTTATCAGTGACGTCGAAGAGATTCTTCATTTCTCGGAGCTGGGCGTGGTCTTCCTGATGTTTATCATCGGGCTGGAGCTGAACCCGGCAAAGCTGTGGGCGCTGCGCCGCTCCATTTTTGGGGTCGGCGCGGCGCAGGTTATCTTCTCCGCCGCGATCCTCGGCGGGTTGTTGTGGCTGACGGACTTTAGCTGGCAGGCGGCGATCATCGGCGGCATCGGGCTGGCGATGTCTTCGACCGCGATGGCGCTGCAGCTGATGATGGACAAGGGGATGAACCGCAGCGAAGCGGGGCAGCTGGGCTTTTCGGTTCTGCTGTTTCAGGATATCGCGGTCATCCCTGCGCTGGCGCTGATCCCGCTGCTGGCGGGCACCGACAGCGGCCATATCGACTGGATGAAAGTCGGCATGAAGGTCGTGGCGTTCGCCGGGATGCTGGTGGGCGGACGCTATCTGCTGCGGCCCATCTTCCGCTATATCGCCGCATCAGGCGTGCGCGAGGTCTTTACGGCGGCGTCACTGCTGCTGGTTCTTGGCTCGGCGCTTTTTATGGATGCGCTGGGGCTGTCGATGGCGCTGGGCACCTTTATCGCCGGTATCCTGCTGGCGGAGAGCGAATATCGTCACGAGCTGGAAGTCGCGATCGAGCCGTTTAAGGGGTTACTGCTGGGGCTGTTCTTTATCTCGGTAGGCATGGCGCTTAACCTCGGGGTGCTCTATACCCATATTGTGACCATCCTGCTGGGCGTGATCACGCTGGTGGCGGTGAAAACGGTGGTGCTCTATCTGCTGGCCCGCATTTATGGTCTGCGCAGCTCCGAGCGGCAGCAGTTTGCAGGGGTGCTGAGTCAGGGCGGTGAGTTCGCCTTTGTGCTCTTTTCCGCCGCGTCGTCGGCAAAACTGTTCGCTGGCGATCAGTTGCCAATGCTGCTGGTCACCGTCACGCTGTCGATGATGACCACGCCGCTGCTGATGCAGGGCATCGACCGTCTGCTGGCGCGACGCTTCAATGAGCCGGACGACGAGGCGGAAAAGCACTTCGTTGAGGACGATCAGCCGCAGGTGATTGTGGTGGGCTTTGGCCGCTTCGGGCAGGTGGTGGGTCGTCTGCTGATGGCGAACAACAAACGCATCACCGTGCTGGAGCGCGACATCAGTGCGGTCAATCTGATGCGGAAATATGGCTATAAGGTCTATTACGGCGACGCGACCGAGCTGGAGCTGCTGCGGGCCGCCGGTGCGGCCAGCGCCCAGTCGATAGTGATTACCTGTAGCGAGCCGGAAGATGTGATGACCATCGTGCATCTCTGCCAGCAGCACTTTCCGCAGTTGCAGATTCAGGCGCGCGCCCGTGGTCGTGTGGAAGCGCATGAGCTGTTACAGGCGGGCGTCACACAGTTCTCGCGCGAAACCTTCTCCAGTGCGCTGGAGCTGGGGCGCAAGACATTGATGTCGCTGGGGATGCATCCGCATCAGGCGCACCGCGCCCAGCAGCATTTCCGCCGGCTGGACATGCGGATGCTGCGCGAGCTGATGCCCAATCCGGCTGAAAGCGCCCAGGCTTCACGCGTCCGTGAAGCGCGGCGTGAACTGGAAGATATCTTCCAGCGCGAAATGCAGCGCGAGAAGCGGCAGATCGACGGCTGGGACGATGATCAATAA